In the genome of Streptomyces sp. SAI-127, the window TGCGGCGCCGCACACCCGTGCGCACCGCTGTGCTGCTCTACTGCCGTGAGGGCGACGCGCGTTGGACGGAGGAGGACGGCGCGTGGATGTGGGGCCTGCGTGACGCCTGCACTTTGCACGGGCTGCGCTGCGGGGCGTACATCACGCTGACGCGCGACGGCTGGCAGGTGCTCGGCGAGGGACGCGGCGGACGCCGACCGAACGCGGACTCCGCGCCGGAGCCGTTCGCCACGTCCGAATCTCCGCCCCTGCTGCCACGCACCGGCGGCGCCGCCTCGGAGGTCCTGCGCCGCGTGGCGGCTCGCTGAGAGCCGAGCGCCGAGACCGGCCCGGTCGCCGTTCTTCGGCCGTACGTCTCGGACGTACGGCCCACGACGTCATGGCGCACCGCGCGCACGCGTTCCTGGCACCGGCATGGCGCGCTTCCTGAGGGGACACCCGCTCGGACGCGTGCATGCCGAAGGACTCACTGTGCAGGTGCCGCGCGGGCGGCACCTTTCGTCACCCCGGCGCCCCTCCGGACGTACCGGAAACGGCTCAGACGCCGGCGCCCAGTACCGAGTTGATCTGCTGCGGATCGCCGCAGACGATCAGCAGGGCGCCGGCCCGGGCGTGGGCCAGAGGCAGGGCCTCGGCGACAGCGGCGGCGGAACCGCCGTTGACGGCGACCACGACCACCGGACGGGACGCGGCCCGCGAGACCGCCGTGGCGTCCGCGTAGAACACGTCGTCACCGGCGTCGTGCTGCGCCCAGTAGGCGGCTTCACCGAAGGACAGCTCATGGGCGGCCCACGGATGGTGTTCGCCAGTGGTGATCACCAGCACTTCACCGGGGGCACGGCCCGACTCCAGCAGGAGGTCCACGGCCTCCTCCGCAGCGTCGAGCGCACCGGCGGCCGAGGCCGGGATGAGCTGGATCTGCGGAGCCGCCGAAGCCGGGGCCGGAGTCGCGGCGGCGGTGGCAGGGACAGCGGGGCCCGGCGCTCCGGGCTTGGCCACGGCGACGTCGTGCGGCGTCCGCTGCACCGGCGGCGCGGGCCGCAGCGGGCCGGGACGCCCGGGGCGCGGCGGAGCCGCGGGGCGTGGACCTGGTACGGGACGAGGGGTCGGCGCGGTGCGGCCGCTGGCCGGAGTGGCGCGGGGACCCTGGGCACTCTCGTGAATCTGAGGCTCCTCGGGAATGAGAGGCATGGGCTGATGTTTATCAAACGTTGGTGCGGCTCGCGTCAGCGGGTGGCACATCAGTGCGAGCGGAATCGTCAGAAGTCGAAGCCGAGCTGGCCCTCGATTTCCGGAACGCTTCCATCCGCCCAGCTGCGTGCCTTCTTGAGGTGCCGCCACTGTGGCAGCGCATCAAGATACGCCCACGACAACCGGTGGTACGGGGTGGGGCCCCGAACCTCCAGCGCGGCCTTGTGCACGGGCGACGGATACCCGGCGTTGGCCGCGAAACCGAAGTCTGCATGGTCGATACCCAGTTCGGCCATCATTTTGTCGCGCTGAACCTTGGCGATCACCGAGGCCGCCGCGACCGCCACACAGGATTGGTCGCCCTTGATCACGGTCCGGACTTTCCAGGGCGTTCCGAGATAGTCGTGCTTCCCGTCGAGGATCACCGCGTCCGGCCGGACCGGGAGTGCCTCCAGGGCGCGCACGGCGGCGATCCGCAGGGCCGCCGTCATCCCCAGGTCGTCGATCTCTTCGTGGCTCGCGTGTCCGAGGGCGTACGACGTCACCCACGTCCGCAGTACCTCTGCGAGTTCGGTACGGCGTTTGACGCTGAGCAGCTTGGAGTCGGTGAGGCCTTGGGGCGGTCGACGCAGTCCGGTGACGGCCGCGCAGACGGTGACGGGGCCGGCCCAGGCTCCTCGCCCCACCTCGTCGACACCGGCAATGATCTTCGCTCCGGTCGTGGCGCGAAGGGAGCGCTCGACGGTGTGAGTAGGTGGTTCGTACGGCATGGCGCCCTTAGCCTACGCCGCCGGGATCACCCTGCGACACCCGGTTTCCCCTGACGGCGTCCCGACGTCCACGATCAGCGCTCACAGTTTGGTCGACCGCAGCAGCGGCAGCAGGAATTGGTCGATCATCTCTTCGACATCCCGGTCACTCCATTCGCTACCGCGCATCTTGGAGCGATACATCATCATGGCGGGGATGGCATCGAAGACATAGTCGTTCGCCGCGTCAGGACGCACCTCACCCCGCTCAATTCCTCGGGTGATGATCTCGCGAAGCAGCCTCACACTCGGCTCCACGACCCCGTTGAAGATCACGGCATGGAAGCGTTCAGCCTGAGCCTGGTCGCATTCGTGAATGACGGAGCGCAGCGCGAAGCCGGGCCGTGAGAACATCGCTTCACGCGCCTGGCGGCACAGTTCGAGCAAGTCCTCGCGCACACCACCGAGGTCGGGCGCCTCCTCGAAACGCGGCAGTCCGGCCCGAAGGGCGTCTGCGACCAGGTCCTCCTTGGAGGGCCAGCGGCGATATACCGCGGCCTTGCCGGTCTGGGCTCCGGCGGCGACACCTTCCATCGTGAGGCCGTTCCAGCCGACCGTACTG includes:
- a CDS encoding ribonuclease HII; this encodes MPYEPPTHTVERSLRATTGAKIIAGVDEVGRGAWAGPVTVCAAVTGLRRPPQGLTDSKLLSVKRRTELAEVLRTWVTSYALGHASHEEIDDLGMTAALRIAAVRALEALPVRPDAVILDGKHDYLGTPWKVRTVIKGDQSCVAVAAASVIAKVQRDKMMAELGIDHADFGFAANAGYPSPVHKAALEVRGPTPYHRLSWAYLDALPQWRHLKKARSWADGSVPEIEGQLGFDF
- a CDS encoding TetR/AcrR family transcriptional regulator, with protein sequence MVTSRWTAAPAQAASLRRRGAVLERAILDAALEQLSTVGWNGLTMEGVAAGAQTGKAAVYRRWPSKEDLVADALRAGLPRFEEAPDLGGVREDLLELCRQAREAMFSRPGFALRSVIHECDQAQAERFHAVIFNGVVEPSVRLLREIITRGIERGEVRPDAANDYVFDAIPAMMMYRSKMRGSEWSDRDVEEMIDQFLLPLLRSTKL